CCGGCAGCGGCGCGAAGATCGTCCAGTCGTGGAACTGGCCCTTCCTGAGCACAAACGTGAAGTCCGCACCCGCGGCGGTCGCTTTGTCGCGCAGGCGCAGAGCCTGCTGGGTCAGCAGGTCCCGAGAGCTCGAGTAGACCGTCGTCGGCGGCAGCCCGGCCAGCGATCCGAAGATCGGGCTGACGACGGGATCGGTTGTGGCGAGATCCCCCGCCCACGTCAGGAGGTTGTTGTCGTGCCCTTCGTGGGGGTTGCCCAGCAGCGGATCGTCCACCGGATTGGGGAAGGTGTCACTGAGGTCGAGGGCGGGAGCCATCAGAACGAGGCGATGCGGCTGGGTGCCGCTGCGTTTGACGATCTCCTGCAGCGCGGCCAAGGCGATGGTGCCGCCGGCCGAGTCGCCCATCACGCTCACGTTGTCCGAGCCGTGCGCGGCGATCTGCGCGCCGATGAAGTCGGCCATCACCGGGATGTCCGTTGCGGCAGTGCCAACGGGCGCAAGGGTATACAGGGGAACCACGATCGTCGCGTGGGTATCGCGGGCCATGTCGGTGTAGGTCCACCAGTGGAAGATGCTGATCTGCCCGATGAACGAGCCGCCGTGAATGGCCACCACGTACTGGCCGCTCGGATCGCGCGGCGTCAGCGTCCACACGGCCATGCCTTCGTATTCCGTCTTCTGCGCTGTGATCCCGGACAGCAGGAAGAAGTCCGGCTTCCCGTCGGTGAAGAACGGAATCTGCGCGCTGGTTCCGCTCAAGCTGAAGGGCAGATTGAAGGTCTTTGTCACGAAATTGATGGCACGCAGGCCGGCCACCACCGCGCGCTGGAAGATCGTGGGCGGCGGACCGCTGTACAAACTTTCGTCGACCGGCGGCGCCGCCTCCGCGGCCACTGCCTCTGACGTCGAGGTCACCCTTGCCGACGATGCGTGGGCGACGGTAGAGGAGGTGGGATTGACCACCAAAGACGTTGTGGCAGTTGGCTTTGCCGCTGCCGCCGCAGGCGAGACCGCGTCCTGGTCGTCGCGCCGAGTGGCCCCGAGGACGGAGAGTGCCACCGCGACGACGTTGGGCGTCTTGGGTGCGGGGGCTGTCGACGTGATCCGCACCGGATTCGAAACGACCGACAGTGCTTGGGATTTCGTCGCTGGACGAGGTTTTTGTCGAGCGCTGGAGGCGGATGTGTTCTTGGTCGACGCCGCCGACGAGGAGGCACCGTCCGACGCGGATCCGGTATCCGCCCACGCCACACCTTGGGCGGCCAGCGCTATTCCCGCACCCACCCCGAGGGCGGCGGCAAGCCCGCCGATTCGTCCGACGAACACGCCTGCTGCCATGGCCCGACCTCCCGACGACGCTGTGGTTAGGCCGAAGGTAGCAGGACTGCCCTGGTCGCAAGGCGATTTGTCGACGTGGCCGGCCAGGCGACCATAGGCAAAAACCGTTCGCCGGGTCATGCGGCGAACGGTCCGGCCTCAACGGCTGCGCGTCAGAACGGTGGCGGCGGCAGCCCCGGCGGCGGCGGCAGCGGGGGCGGGCCGGGTAGCGGCGGCGAGCCCGGCAGGAACGGAATCCACGGCGGCGGCGGCAGCGCGGGTGGCGGCGGCAGCGGCGGCGGTCCGATCGCGGGCGGCGGAGGCAGCGGGCCGAGCGCCGGCGGCGGAGGCAACGGGCCCAAGGCCGGTGGCGGAGGCAACACCGGCGCTGCCGGCAACGCGGCAACCGCGGGTGGCGGTGGCAGCGCGGGGGCTGCCGGAGGCGGAGGCAACACCGGCGCTGCCGGCAATGCAGCTGCCGCCGGAACCGCGGCTGCGGCCGGAACCGCGGCTGCCGCAGGAGCCGCCGCGCCCGTCAAGGCCGCGAGCGGGTTGCCACTCTGGAAAGCGGAGAACACCAGCGCAGAGCCCACACTGCCGGCCACAGCGGTAGTACCACCGATCGCACCATTGGC
This is a stretch of genomic DNA from Mycobacterium sp. ELW1. It encodes these proteins:
- a CDS encoding alpha/beta hydrolase, which codes for MAAGVFVGRIGGLAAALGVGAGIALAAQGVAWADTGSASDGASSSAASTKNTSASSARQKPRPATKSQALSVVSNPVRITSTAPAPKTPNVVAVALSVLGATRRDDQDAVSPAAAAAKPTATTSLVVNPTSSTVAHASSARVTSTSEAVAAEAAPPVDESLYSGPPPTIFQRAVVAGLRAINFVTKTFNLPFSLSGTSAQIPFFTDGKPDFFLLSGITAQKTEYEGMAVWTLTPRDPSGQYVVAIHGGSFIGQISIFHWWTYTDMARDTHATIVVPLYTLAPVGTAATDIPVMADFIGAQIAAHGSDNVSVMGDSAGGTIALAALQEIVKRSGTQPHRLVLMAPALDLSDTFPNPVDDPLLGNPHEGHDNNLLTWAGDLATTDPVVSPIFGSLAGLPPTTVYSSSRDLLTQQALRLRDKATAAGADFTFVLRKGQFHDWTIFAPLPDAYRERAGIYQALGL